The window CTTCAACTTCGTAGAGAAACATAACCTCCTTTGTGCTGTTGACCTTGGGCCAATAACGAAGAAGTCCAATAACAACCTGCAAAGATTTATTAGCTTACAGCGTTTGGAGGAAGAGTTCAACTTACATCTTCAGTTAGAGATGCGTCCTTTTCCAGAAATTGCACAATACAGTAAGCAAGCTGAGGGTGGTACATGCTCAGGCTCTTGGGCTTATGCAGAGGCAGTAACACTCTGGTTAGGAAGATCTTGTGCTCCTCCTTGAGGGGTAGAGCAAaaccgttgatgatggaaccAAGAATCTCGAGCAACTCGGCAATACCGTTGAACCGCTCTGTTTCGTAGGTGAATTGGAAAAAGACATTGTTGATAGATCGTCTAATAAAAGATCGGAGGTTAAGGAATTTTCCGTAGATGCGGTGGAGGGTGGTCTTCAAGAAGTCCCGCTCGCGGGGATCCTCGGAATCAAacagctcaagaagctggaggaCGAAGCTGTGGTCAATGTACgccttggcgatgttggtGTTAAAATCCTGACTCTCGATGAAGCGCAGGAAGAACTCATAAACGACCTGGATATGCGGCCAAGCAACCTCAAGAACGGGCTCGTCCTCTTCAGGGTCAAAGGCCTCGCCCTGGGGGTTTATTGGGGGCGGGATCGGGCGGAATAGGTTCTTGGCAAACATGTCGACAACCTTGGGGTACATGGGCTCAGTAATAACTTGTCGATTGTTGGCAACATAGTCCAGCAGCTCGTGCAGAGCAAGCCTCTTGATTTCCTTCGACTTCATGTCGCCGCTCGCATCGTTAAAGTCGAAAATAACGTTACACTGGTCAATCTTTTGCATAAAGagttcttgtcgtcggttgGGTGGCACTTCGTGGAAACCGGGCagtttctcaagctcgcGATGGGCAGAAATGTCGAATCTTGAGGAATGCTGCCTCTTTGGGGTTCGAAGTCCCTCAGGAATCGCATCACGGTTATCTATTCCTCGATGGATCAAGAGCGACTTCTGGCCCGCTTTGGGGGGAGCCAAGTCGTGTGGCATTGTCTCGGCGGCTCCTGGAGGAGGGACATGCTGTGCAGAATCACGGTTAGGGAAAGCACAACAAAAAGGAACAAGGTTAAGTACGTACACCAGGTGTAGGGCTGATAACCACAGTTGGGGGAAGCCGAGAGCTAGAGCTTCCACCGTTGGGGCTTGAGGCGCCTCCGGTAGCAAAGTGATCAGGGGCATTACCAGCCTGAGTTACATTGGACAAGTTGGAGGGCTGCGAAGCGCCGCCGTGTTCGCTTCCATGATTAGAGCTGTTTTGCGGCTGCTTGTTTCGAGGATCGTTCAAAGTCGACGTGGAGGATGAGGGCGTAAGCACAGGTGACTGATTGTTGTCCCGTGATGAGGGAGACGCGGTACCATCCTTAttatccttgttcttcttagAAGACTTGTTTGGGTCTTTCCCACGCGAAAGCTGGGATACATGTTAGCAGAGGCAAATAATCTCAAAGAAGGGAAAGACGCACAACTCTCTGACTAAAGCGCTTCATCTTGTCGGACAACAGTGTGTCGTGCGGAGGGGCGGTTTAAGACGCCCGCTGCTCAACTGTATGAAGCAGTGGGGCACCGGGGCAACGACGTCAGGGGGAAGGGAACGTCGAAGAGGTGACAGCAGATGCGCAAGCAACTGATTCAATGCACCGAAGGGTTGTAAGGATGAATGATGTTGATAATCGTTAATAGCAGACGATTTCTAggcgagagaagaggggcCGGTCTGGCGAAAGCGTCGTGTTGCTGTCGGGAGCCGGACGAAGAACCGCGAGTGCGAGAGCTGGAGGAGTCGAAGCGGCTCGAGATTGGATGAACCGagctgaggaggctgaaaCAACAGCTAATGAAGAAAGACTACTCGAGGGAGCGAAATGCGACGATTGCTCCCATGCAGGAAGAGGACGATAAAGCACTGAACCAGCCAGGGCTGAGAATGGTATTGGGCGACAGTGGGTTATCGTGCGGTTCAATTGATTGCAGGTGCTGGCTGGTACTTGCGCAGGAGTGGAGGACGAATGCTGGAACTGGGATGGGGGCTCTGTGCTGTGCTCTGCTCTGTCTGTtctgctgatgctgctgtgctgtcttgtcttaGGAGAAGAATCGAAAGTCGAGAAGTGTgaggtagaagaagaagagaggaatCACAAAGACGCGGCGTGGTCGAGATTCTCACGGCGGCTGCTGAGTCGAGCctcgttgtcgtcgttgagTGATGGGAAACTTGTCGTAGGTAGAAAGGTAGAGGTAGTGATCGTTGGGCGCTGGCAAAGAGACAGGTTCTTTGCGGGGGGGAGCTCCTGTTGAAGGGAACGCGCTTCGATTATTGGAGAGGGGAGGTCAGGTCGAGTTGACGATGTTAGTGGATGGGTGCGTCGGCCACACAATCCCTAACAGCTATCTATCCCAGGCGTGCCTGATTAGGTCTGGATATGCTAACTGGCTGAGCTCCTGTTGGACTGACCCTTACTGGGATGGTGCTGGGAACGGGCGGTGAAACCAACTAAATGAAAGCGCTACAGAGGTGCATTAGGGGATAATGCCCCTCCGAGATTGATGGACCCGACGCTCAAAAGAGTTGGCACCGATGCAATTTCTAGGATCAATGCGGACAACCATTTAGAAGACATTGGATATCATGCGACTAGTGGTTCACAAAGCTGTGCGTCTATCGATTCCGAGGACCCTTGATACGATCACCTCGGAATCCTTGATGGTAAATATCTAGATCTCGACAATCTTCAAATTTAGGATCTGCCAAGATGCAGGCGTCAAGGGAGTGCCACTAGGTGAACGTCGAGCCAGTCACGCGGCCAAAATTACGCTGGGCTGTGCAAGGCGGCACCTTTACTCGACGCAATGCTTCACATCAGGACAAAGCGGCTTTTGGGTTTGTTCTAGAATAAAGATGAGTAATTCCACGCCTTGAATTGCCGAGTATCactatttttattttatttttatttttaccAGGTTTACTGGGTCCGAGCTGGTGTTGATAGTGATGAGTTGGCAACATTACTCGCAATAGATTACCTGTCTTGGAATATGATACAGTCATTTACACACAGCCCGCGGCCTAGTATTGGAAGCTGTACGCTCAATTGAAGCCTCAAAAAAGATTGATAATTTCCCGATGCCGTATCATGCAACATGTTACGGTCTCAATGTGTTTGAATCTTCCTTGTTGAGGGTCCAAAATGGCAAGATGCTAGGTCTAAAGCACAGGCCATGAAGTAGTTCAGCCACGGGCAGAAACAGTCTCCGTCTCTCCATCTATCGCACTGTCCAGACCACATTGAAGACGCGGCATGAAACAGTGCGCAGAATCTATCACTGCGAATATTACAGCCACATCATTGATACAACAAGTAAGAATCACGTCGAAacaccttcaccatcatggAACGACTGCAACGGTAGCAAATTTCTGTTATTATCTCCAATCTCATTTCTTGGAGAGTCAGCAAAAACCGACTACATCACCAACTTTTCTATCATTCTTCGCCGTTCTATCCGTAGGGCCTGAAACTCTTATTTTACTTCCGCACAAGGTTAGTGTCGGTGTTTAATTGAACCCTGGTTTGTTTTTCTATCATATCTCAATCTCTCATACAGCACAACTTACACCTGCAGAGATCCAGACTCACAATATCGTCTTGTTTCATTAAAGAAAACTCACGAATGATCCAAACTAGCCACGATGGAAGTGGATTTATCATCCGACGAAAACGGCTATGATAGCCTAGACGACACACAATTTGAGGATGACCACGGTGAAAGAGCGTCTGAGTCTGTTCATCCGGATTCAGCTCCTCGATATATGATACCCGAGCGTGTTATCGGCGCTGTCGAGTTTCCTGCAATTGTGGAAAACCCTGACCGAgctgtcaaggcttttgGTCGCGttccccatctccaacatGTAAGAAAAGCTTATTGTTTACAACCACTCATCTTGCTAACAATATCTCAGGTCTTAGATACGGGGAGGAATTCAATTCCACTTTACCTGGTGCCGGAAGACCCGTTCTTTAAACCCATCATGTCACATAATGCTCGCAGTCACGATGTGGTTCTCAAAGTTACAGTTCCGAAAAGAACGGGAcgcaaaagaaaaagaggaacCGATGGACCTTGGGAAGGAGATGTCGAAGTCACCGACGCCCAAGATCAACCGCCTGCAAACGACAAAGTCTCATCTTACGATCGACTAGATGATCCCAAGGTGCTACGTCGAAAAATGGCAGACAATGTCGGCAATTATCATGTTGAAGCAGTGGGTGTGATTCGTAGTACACATCGCTTCCGTGGACTTCACGACTTTTACTGGGACATGTCCAAGTCAAATTTTGCACAACGATACGTTGATCAAGTTCTTCCCGGAGATGGTATGTCGTCTCTGTCTCCTGATCTCTGACCAAATACTAATTCTATGCAGtcgacaagatgaaggagttCAAGTTTCAGCCTGGCGTTGACAAAGGACCGAATGTCGATATCATCCCACCACCCATGTTCACGCACATGAGTCTTCCTTTCAACTATCAATACTCACAAAACCCATATGTACGCGCCACCGAAGATGGCGGTACGATAAACACCACTGCTGTTAAGCAAGTGGGTTACTTTATCGGCGCAGAAGATCCTGCGCCAACTGAGCCTCAGCTTCACCCCGATATGACCGATCCACGAATGGTGGAAATCATAGCTGAGCTCGAAGATGCATTCGCGGAGCGACCTATCTGGACACGGCGATCATTGCTCAACTATCTTGGGGGCAAGCTTAAGAACTGGAACGAACTCAAGAAATATTTGAACTACGCCGCTTATCAGTTCAAGGGAGGTCCGTGGAGAGATGGAGTGGTTCAATATGGCATTGATCCACGAACGGATCCTAAATATCGAATCTACCAAACCCTCATGTTCAAGCTTCCAAAGCAGAAGCGTGCACAGCGGGGTCAAACGTGGAAATCACTGCGCAAGGTCCAGATGGGGCCCCTGAAAGAATTCCTGGAAGAGCTTTCCGAGAgccatgtctttgatggcgACACTTTCCATACAGACGGCAAAGTGTGGCAAGTCTGCGACATTACCGACCCTCTCCTCAAGGAGCTCTTCGAAAACGCTGCTATCCGCCCTGAATGGGATCCCAGCAGTGGATGGTACCATGGCGGTCTCTGGGCCAAAGTCAAGGCGATCATGAAGACGAAACTCGTGGCCATCCAATTCGACCGACATCTCACCCGGGAAGACTTTGCAATGACTCTGGAAACAGGCGACAAGACACCAGTCCGGTCAAACCAAGCAACGTTTCACCTGCCACTTCCAAATCTACGACTTACAGATGAAGAGCTGACACAACTCCGGGGACGACAACCAACTAAAAAGAATAAGCACAAGGGCTATAGCGTGCGGGTCAGAGACCCCAACGCAGGACCCAAGAAGGCGCCAGCTGAGGAGATCGCCGGTGTCGCTGAAAATTtgcaagaggaggaggctcgTTTGTTGGGGGAGATGGGGTCCGGAAACGAGGATTCTGATGAAGCCGACGAAGACGAGTCcggtgacgatgacgatggagacgGAGATATGCCCGATG is drawn from Fusarium graminearum PH-1 chromosome 3, whole genome shotgun sequence and contains these coding sequences:
- a CDS encoding serine/threonine protein phosphatase 2A: MKRFSQRVLSRGKDPNKSSKKNKDNKDGTASPSSRDNNQSPVLTPSSSTSTLNDPRNKQPQNSSNHGSEHGGASQPSNLSNVTQAGNAPDHFATGGASSPNGGSSSSRLPPTVVISPTPGHVPPPGAAETMPHDLAPPKAGQKSLLIHRGIDNRDAIPEGLRTPKRQHSSRFDISAHRELEKLPGFHEVPPNRRQELFMQKIDQCNVIFDFNDASGDMKSKEIKRLALHELLDYVANNRQVITEPMYPKVVDMFAKNLFRPIPPPINPQGEAFDPEEDEPVLEVAWPHIQVVYEFFLRFIESQDFNTNIAKAYIDHSFVLQLLELFDSEDPRERDFLKTTLHRIYGKFLNLRSFIRRSINNVFFQFTYETERFNGIAELLEILGSIINGFALPLKEEHKIFLTRVLLPLHKPKSLSMYHPQLAYCIVQFLEKDASLTEDVVIGLLRYWPKVNSTKEVMFLYEVEDIFEVMAPAEFAKVQEPLFHQLAKSVASPHFQVAERALYFWNNEYFCNLVSDNVEIILPIMFAPLYENSKGHWNRTIHGMVYNAMKLFMEINPQLFDDCSHEYTEQQNSAAAREALRERKWAALSEKADQQRQSNGNGVADAPAQITPMPRVDENDAATEDNSKRLDSLKLQDGRPSLHERDNSVGSARSR